The following proteins are encoded in a genomic region of Leptolyngbya boryana PCC 6306:
- a CDS encoding recombinase family protein codes for MNPKREAHNRRSEKIDDLHLDRLAVVYVRQSTLQQVLEHQESTRLQYGLVDRAEALGWQRERVLVIDEDLGKSGTTAVGRSGFQRLVAEVSLNHVGLILGIEMSRLARCSKDWHQLLEVCALFRTLIGDLDGIYDPSQYNDRLLLGLKGTMSEAELHVLKTRLLEGKLNKARRGELPFDPPIGYLRRPSGEVIFDPDEQAQQVVHLIFRKFEEIGTLNGVLRYLVRADIQIPVRIREGINRGDLEWRKPNRMTLQNLLKNPAYTGAYAYGRRQQDPRKQQPGRPKTGRVVNAPEDWHALVFDQFPAYISWEQYQQNLARLAANQSRAETIGAARHGAALLSGLLVCQYCGCRMTVHYSGQGKTHEYLCNRRLKDYADRGCQHIAGRSLDVAITQQVLQALEPAALELSLQAAQSIEQERTELDKLWQQKLERANIEAERSGRHYRQVEPENRLVARQLGKEWEAKLATVEQVQEDYQRFLAQEPLTLSEVERSAIRQLAQDIPTLWNANTTTNAHRKEIMRQLINRIVVEAQGQSEQVKLVIEWLGGFQSEQIVVRPVASFEQLSYYPQLCQQVQAFVVQGLDAAAIAAQLNQSGFRPPRLQGGFSHQSTLELLRRLGLHQRRPKGYNKEPLADGEWWIPGLARQIGIPDGTLYQWVKRGWIEGRKQEKPPYRWIIRADEAEIERLNKCRQMSFSDRMRQQWQGETSVLAQSNESDDERT; via the coding sequence ATGAATCCTAAACGTGAAGCTCACAACCGCCGCTCTGAGAAGATTGACGATCTGCATCTCGACCGATTAGCAGTTGTCTATGTGCGACAATCAACCCTCCAACAAGTCCTAGAGCATCAAGAATCAACCCGACTTCAGTATGGCTTGGTAGATCGCGCAGAAGCGTTAGGTTGGCAGCGCGAACGTGTGCTGGTGATTGATGAAGACTTAGGCAAGTCAGGAACAACTGCCGTGGGGCGCAGCGGGTTTCAGCGCCTAGTGGCAGAGGTCAGCCTGAACCATGTGGGACTAATTCTGGGCATTGAAATGTCGCGCCTCGCACGCTGTTCGAAAGACTGGCATCAATTGCTGGAAGTCTGCGCGTTGTTTAGAACATTGATTGGCGACCTCGATGGGATTTATGATCCGAGTCAGTACAATGACCGATTGTTACTCGGACTCAAAGGTACAATGAGTGAAGCTGAACTTCATGTCCTCAAAACCCGTTTGCTCGAAGGCAAGCTCAATAAAGCTCGACGTGGAGAATTGCCATTCGACCCACCCATCGGGTATCTCCGTCGCCCGTCTGGAGAAGTGATTTTTGACCCCGATGAGCAAGCTCAACAGGTGGTGCATTTGATTTTCCGAAAATTTGAGGAAATTGGGACGCTGAACGGAGTGCTACGGTACCTGGTGCGAGCGGACATTCAAATTCCAGTGCGAATTCGTGAAGGGATCAATCGTGGCGATTTAGAGTGGCGCAAACCGAATCGAATGACCTTACAAAATCTATTGAAGAATCCAGCTTATACGGGTGCGTATGCCTATGGTCGTCGGCAGCAAGACCCGCGCAAACAACAACCTGGGCGACCGAAAACGGGACGGGTTGTGAATGCACCGGAAGATTGGCACGCTCTAGTGTTTGACCAATTTCCAGCCTATATTAGCTGGGAGCAGTATCAACAGAATCTAGCACGCCTCGCAGCCAACCAGTCCCGTGCTGAAACTATTGGAGCGGCTCGTCATGGAGCAGCTTTACTCTCTGGCTTGCTGGTCTGTCAGTACTGTGGTTGCCGCATGACTGTGCATTACAGTGGTCAGGGAAAAACACACGAATACCTATGCAATCGGCGGTTGAAGGACTATGCCGACAGAGGCTGCCAGCACATCGCAGGTCGTTCGCTCGATGTTGCTATCACTCAACAAGTGCTGCAAGCATTAGAGCCTGCGGCACTAGAACTATCCCTGCAAGCGGCTCAATCTATTGAGCAAGAGCGGACTGAACTTGATAAGCTGTGGCAGCAAAAATTGGAGCGCGCAAATATCGAAGCTGAGCGATCTGGACGGCATTACCGACAGGTTGAACCTGAAAATCGATTAGTCGCCCGTCAACTTGGAAAAGAGTGGGAAGCAAAGCTTGCTACAGTAGAACAAGTACAGGAAGATTATCAGCGTTTTTTAGCTCAAGAGCCGCTGACGCTATCCGAGGTCGAACGCAGTGCTATTCGACAACTTGCACAAGATATTCCGACCTTATGGAATGCAAATACAACAACGAACGCTCATCGCAAAGAAATCATGAGGCAATTGATCAATCGGATTGTCGTCGAAGCACAAGGACAAAGTGAACAGGTAAAACTGGTCATTGAATGGTTAGGCGGATTTCAGAGTGAGCAAATTGTCGTTCGTCCGGTCGCCAGCTTTGAGCAGTTAAGTTACTATCCGCAATTGTGTCAACAAGTTCAAGCATTTGTCGTACAGGGACTTGATGCCGCAGCAATTGCTGCGCAATTAAACCAATCAGGCTTCCGTCCGCCTCGATTACAAGGGGGCTTTAGTCATCAAAGTACATTGGAGCTATTACGACGGTTAGGCTTGCATCAGCGCCGTCCGAAAGGATATAACAAAGAGCCGCTTGCCGATGGAGAGTGGTGGATTCCGGGTCTGGCACGTCAGATTGGCATTCCCGATGGCACACTGTATCAGTGGGTAAAGCGAGGCTGGATTGAGGGACGCAAGCAGGAAAAACCGCCCTATCGCTGGATTATTCGAGCAGACGAAGCTGAAATTGAGCGGCTCAACAAGTGCCGTCAAATGTCTTTTAGTGACCGAATGCGCCAACAGTGGCAAGGAGAAACATCAGTGCTTGCCCAATCCAACGAGAGTGACGATGAACGAACTTAG